GATCACCCGCAGATAGCCCGCATCGGGATTGACGGCATCGGCATAAAGCTTGGCATCCTGCGCAAAGCCTGCGGCAGGCAGGCCCAGCATGGCCAGACCAAGGATCGCGATGGCCAAAGGTCTGTGCCGCGCCATCGAAGCGGTTTGAGCCAGAGCGGCTTGGAGCAAAGCGGCTTGGGAAAGCATAATCTTGCGCATGGTCATTCTCCGATATCGAAGCACAGGGATAGGGACGAGCCGTTATTGACGGGGCGGTCAAAGGTGACCCGCACCGAATTGAGCGGGGTTTGCGAATAGGGAGCGAGGCTGAGCCAGAAATTTCCGGTGGCCCGCAGGCGGTCGCCGCGCCGGAAATGGTATTGCCGTTCGATGCCGCTTTCGGTGCGCAGCACGAAGGTTGCCTTGCGCGGGCCCTCATCACCGAAGCGGGCGAAAATGGCATCGGATGTGCCGAAGGTGGACCCGTTCAGCTGGGCCTCAAGCGTGCCGTCGACATCGTGCAAGACCAGCTTGTGGCTGCAGGATTTGGCATCCGCTGCTGCGACCAGTTCCTCCATCGGGCCGGAGCCGAACTGCATGATATCGGCATAGATCGGGCTTTCCCACACGATGAAAGCGGGACGCTGGCGGGCATAGTCATCGCTGGTCAGGTAAGATAGCAGCGCGCCGAACTGCCCGCCGCCGGTGACGGCATAATTCAGCACCTCAAGATCGCTATACTGTTCGATCCAGCCTGCGAAATTATTGGTGGGATTGTCCGAGAAAGAGGTGCCCAGCAGCACGACCGGCACCTGCTCGTCGGCATCGGCGAAAATATCCAGAGGCTCGTCGGCCGTTTGCGACGGGTCGGCCACGGCGGTGGTGTCAAACCCCATCGTCTCGACCTCGGGCAACGCCTGACGGCAGCGCATCTGCATGGTGCGGCGCATGGTCGAGAACCCCTCGCGCGCGCCGATCGACACGGTCTCGAAAGTGGTTTTCGGCAGGGCGTCATAGCTGGCTTGCTGGCGCATCTGGCCAGCAATCTGGCGGGCCGCGCGGCGCGCACCTTCGGATGTCCAGTGATAATCGGAGCGGAAGAAAAGCGGCACCTGCCCCGTGCCATATCGCGCCACATCCTCGGGGCCGATATCCTCCAGCATCCCGTGCAGCAGATCGGCGGTGATCACCCCCCGCGCCCGTAGCGCGCGGATCGACTGGCGGTATTCCTGCTGCGCGCTGGCCCAATCGTATTCCAAGGCGCTCAGATCATCGGGAAGGGCTTCGGGCATGGCCTCAGCCTTGGTCGGCACAGGCGCGAAAATCAGCGTCGTGCCCGCCTCTTCGAGAGCGGCGGACAGACGCGCCACGGCCTCGACGGCGGCGGGCGAGAGATCCTGCCCCAAGGTCAGATCCGTGGCCAGACGGTAGAACACCCCGTCCTTGCCCTCCATCGCGGGTACAACGGCCTCTTCCTTCAGCCCGTAGCATCCGAATTCGGAAACATCGCGGGCTAAAGCCGGTGCCGCCCAGACCGCAAGCGCCACAGCCAGTCCCCATCTGCATCCGCTGGTCTTTCTGTCAGCCTTCATGCGTGTTGCCTCTCAATTCCTGTCAGTTTCCAAGCGCACAACATTTTGCCCCAAGGCAAGCATTCCAATATTTGCATTCTGACCAACCAACTCGAGAACCTGTTGTAACCCGTCGCTATCCTTTGCTTTTGCCTTCTCGACAATCATCTGGGACGCCAGATTGAGGTTGCCATTGGCAATCGCGAGCTGCCCATATTCGGTGGCTTTTTCCGCATCCTGCGTGCCGAAGAGATCGCCTGTCCGCCACGCCTCCGCCACGCGCGAGGCGGCATTGGCATTGCCATGAACCGCGGCAAATTCCAGTGCCTGCCCGATCTGTCTCAGCCGCGTCGCCGCTCCCTCGAAGGCCCCCTCGGCCAGACCGCGATCGGTGGTCTCGATCAGGCGGTTGACTGCAAAAACGCGCCCCGTATGCACCGCAATCGCGTAGTAATGCGCGATATCTGCGCGCAGGTCGGGCCGGTCCTCGGCTTCGAGGATCTTGGCAAAGTTGAAGGCCGCCAGCCCGTCGCCCGCATCCGCCAGCGCACGCAGGCGGTTAATGGTCACCGGACGGTCCTCGATCATCGCGCGGCGGGTATGGCGCAACTGCGCGCTGGGCAACTGGCGCGTGGCGGAGACCCCGAACGGGGATCGAATGCTCTCCCCGCCAGCCGGTGCAAGGCCGAGGCCCAGCACCGCACCGACGAGGAGAAGCACCATACCCGACGGTGAGCGAAGACCATACGGATACCTCCGTGGCTTTAGCCGGGCATGTTCCATCTGCACTGACGGGCAGTCCTGTCCATGAGTGGTCACTTCGGGATGCAGACGGGGATTATTTGTCATTGAATATCGGTCCTTTCGGCAGGTCCGGCCCCGCGCCCAGATCGGCGAAACGGGCAGGATAGGTCAGCGCGAGATCGGCACTGCGCACGGGCGACTGGTCGGCCCCGATATGCGCCAGCACCATCGCGGCGCGCTGGCCGGCCAGAAGCGGCGCGTCCTGCAGGTTTTCGGGGGCGGTCCAGATGTCGGGGTCGGCCAGATAGCGCACGGGCACTTCCCAGATCACCTGTTTGGGGGGCGAAAGCTGGAAGGCCTGATCGGCCAGCATTTCCAGGAAGGGTTTGACGGGCCCCTGTCCCTCTTTGGCGTAATTCAGCACATCCTGATGCAGATCCAGCTTGAGGCTTTCCGCGAAGGACCAGTTGGGATTGGCCGAATAGGACGTGCCAACCAGCACCGTCTCGACAGAGGCAGGCCCCAGCAGCGTGTCGAACAGATCGTCCCCGTTCTCCGCGACCTGCGTCACGAAGGGCCTTGCGGTTTCCTCCGGCAGCCCGACCCGCTGGGTCCATTCCGCCGAGGTGATGAATTTCGTCAGATCGCCGTGGAATTGCTGCGCGGGTTCCTCTTGTGCGCTCACGCTGGCCGATCCTTGCGGCACCACCTGCGCGACGGCCTCGGCCACTGCGGCGGCGCCTGCACGTGTCCAATGGGTGTCGGAGCTATAGAACACCTGCGCGTGGCGGGCGGCATCCAGCAAGGCGCTGCGGCTGTCGACCACTTTGATGCCCATCGCCTGAAGCCCTGCGAAGAAGGTCGCGTAGCGTTCTTCCAGATCGCGGGCCATTCCGCTGCCGCCCAGTTCGTTGCGATAGATATCGGCCTTGCCCGCCAGCGGCACCACCACCAGATCGATGCCCTTATCGGCCAGAGTCTCGCGCAGGATCTCGGTGCGGGCAAAGACGGCCTCCATCGGCTCGTCCATCTTGCGGGCCTCTTCTTGCGTGAACAGCCAGCCATTGCGGCCCGAAACCACGCCCTTGCGCCCTTCTTTCAGCGCAAGCCAGCGTCCGGCCCCCACGACCCCTGCGGCAAAATCGTGATGCGGCAGCGCGGCGCGCCATGTGTCGTTGATGGTGGCGCTGGCGCGGCCCTGCATCCAGTCGGCCAGCGTCCAGCGGTGGTCCTGTGTGGTTCTGTCCAGCGCCGGAAGGGCACCGGCAATGCCATAGGCGGCATAGGCCAGAACAGCTGCGGGAAAGACAAGGCGGATGGTGGTGGAGATCATGGCACCCTCTTAGAACTGGAAATACAGGAAGGGCGTGAAGGCGGCCTCGGAGATCCGCAAAACACAGGCGGTGAACAACAGCGCCAGTGCCAGAGAACCCGCCAGAGAGCTCGCTGCCGCCGTGGCGCTGCGTGTGGGGGCCATGACGGAGACCATACCTGAGGTCCCGCTATCTGTCCCCGCAAGACCCGCGGCGGTGCCGCTTGAGATGTCCTGTGCCCGCCACTGGCGAACCAGATCCTTCAGGCGGGGTTCGAGGGCTGCGACCATGATGGCCAGGGCAAGGAAAACCAGTGCCTCGTTGCGGATCTGCACGGCGATGTCGAACGGAATGGCGGTGCCGTTCAGCCCTGCCATGCCCGCCAGCACCCCGAGCGCCTGATCGAGATCGGCGGCACGGAAGAAGACCCAGCCGACCAGCACCGTCAGCAGTGTGCGCAGCACCGACAGCGCCCCGTTGCCCTGCGGCACGATTTTTGCCCGCTCCAGCGCCAGCCATGTGCCATGCCATGCGCCCCAGATCACGAAGGTCCAGTTTGCCCCGTGCCACAACCCGCCCAGCACCATGACGATCCAGAGGTTGAAATAGGTCCGCGCCGTGCCAAAGCGGTTTCCGCCCAGCGGGATATAGAGATAATCGCGCAGCCAGACCGAAAGCGAGATATGCCAGCGCCGCCAGAATTCGGTGATCGAGCGCGAGATATAGGGGGTGTTGAAGTTCTCGGTAAAGCGGAACCCCATGATCATGCCCAGACCGATGGCCATATCGGAATAGCCCGAGAAGTCGAAATAAAGCTGCAGCATATAGGCAACCGCCCCAAGCCACGCCACGGGGTTCGCCGGATCGGCAGTGGTGAAGGCCAGATCGGCCAGAGGCGCGATGGCATCGGCCAGCAGTACTTTTTTCGCCAGCCCGATGGTAAAGCGGGCAAAGCCGTCGGCCACCATTTCGGGCGTCGAGCGACGGTCGCGGAACTGGTCGGCCAGATCCTTGAAGCGCAGGATCGGTCCGGCGATCAGCTGCGGAAACAACGCGATGAAGGCGGCAAAATCGATCAGTCCGGTATCGGCGGGCGCATCCTTGCGCCAGACATCGACAAGATAGGAAATCGACTGGAAGACATAGAAGCTGACGCCGATGGGCAGGATGATCTGCCAGTGAAAGCCGAGTTGGTCAGGCGTGGTACCGAAGGCGGCGGCAAGGCTGTCCATGAAGAAGCCCAGATATTTGAACGTGCCCAGCACCGCGAGATTGCCGCCAAGCCCCGCCACCAGCCATGCCTTGCCGCGCCGACGGCCCAGATGCGCCGCGATGCCACGGCCACAGACCCATGTGAACACGGTGGTTGCCACGAGAAGGCCCAGAAAATCGATCCGCCACCATGCGTAGAACAGATAGCTGCCCAGCAGGATGGTCAGGTTCTTGCCGCGGCGCGGTGTCAGGAAATAGGCCAGCAGGAACAGCGGCAGAAACAGA
The sequence above is drawn from the Thioclava sp. GXIMD4216 genome and encodes:
- a CDS encoding MBOAT family protein, with translation MVFASETFLFLFLPLFLLAYFLTPRRGKNLTILLGSYLFYAWWRIDFLGLLVATTVFTWVCGRGIAAHLGRRRGKAWLVAGLGGNLAVLGTFKYLGFFMDSLAAAFGTTPDQLGFHWQIILPIGVSFYVFQSISYLVDVWRKDAPADTGLIDFAAFIALFPQLIAGPILRFKDLADQFRDRRSTPEMVADGFARFTIGLAKKVLLADAIAPLADLAFTTADPANPVAWLGAVAYMLQLYFDFSGYSDMAIGLGMIMGFRFTENFNTPYISRSITEFWRRWHISLSVWLRDYLYIPLGGNRFGTARTYFNLWIVMVLGGLWHGANWTFVIWGAWHGTWLALERAKIVPQGNGALSVLRTLLTVLVGWVFFRAADLDQALGVLAGMAGLNGTAIPFDIAVQIRNEALVFLALAIMVAALEPRLKDLVRQWRAQDISSGTAAGLAGTDSGTSGMVSVMAPTRSATAAASSLAGSLALALLFTACVLRISEAAFTPFLYFQF